A window of Benincasa hispida cultivar B227 chromosome 9, ASM972705v1, whole genome shotgun sequence genomic DNA:
GGATAACACATTCATGAAGGTTTGTGAAACCCAAGCGGAAGCAGGTTagatcccaattttttttttattttacgaaaataacaaaatttagaataCATAAGCCATATGCATTTTAATTAACAACATgcttaaatacaaaaatatatgaatttaggTTCGAataacttacccttgaagactaaAACCTTCACAAAATTCCTCTCCAAAATTATGCAACACATGAACAAAAATCAAACACCACCACAgcgtaaccttggtattctctttTGAAGTGAGAAACcataggagttgtgggctctgtgatTTATTTAGGAAAGGGAGAGAAATATTCTTGAGAGGAGATAAAACTTGTAGAAAGTTCAAATTGGGAGGTACACTGTATCTCTTCTCTAAGTTGAATGGATTGGGGGGAATCTCTTCTGTCCAACCTCCCACATCCACGATTATGAGAGAAAAAAGGGGACGGAAGTTATtcataactccctccctttaattcaaaaatcaaataatattaaactaaaacaaaaattaattcccttaattaatttgaaaattttaaattaacccaaaaataatttgattctcaataatcccagttgagctaccgaggggaccttatgaacctatagattgaagctccaatagtatttggataattaattgaattctttaattaaattacccaaaaCATTAACTTCttgtcactctactaaagaccgatagctgcactattcatactacaaatatatttttatgccaattagatataaccaatcaatagtacatcgacccttcacaaattactcgtaagtaaaaatggatcaaaattacccttttgcctctgtagttacatctaactccttaagtactattgagcTCTCTAGTGAATAATAAGTCAcaatccaactatgaccaaacccctcttgagccaggagagggtgtagtGCCACACTGTTCAAGCTCCAAAACTAGTCcataagggagcaatttctctacttactctaattatagagaatgagtgaattttttcTTGTGTAGCTGCGTTCCTACCCCAATCAGAAGAATCagtaaaatggtaggcatattgagtcggctaAACTAGCCACTCtccccatgcagatcaaaggaccacctttataagtaggagttcacaactcactcaggattcaggttaagtcatctatggtcatcctggtgaaatgtaattcttttctttcaacggtgttatatagtgagactattcatttcatggtccgggcttatacaaacactttatatagaatacccctgctctcatgttttcacatgaatgatcagaatcagatcttttatagcactttataacaattgtaacaactacaaagtgagtcatattcatagtgtcacaaggataaggtacccgaccttatctatctactacagaccgtttaggttatcacttaaacacgatccatctatatgtctccacatacatgtctAGTTATACAAAATAACATTGGATATTAATTGATTGGTTTTAtgagttaatgctactaaatgtaaaataaaatgcctctaattttattagataaataatttgtttgtacattacaattacagacTACGGgactcatgagatttagagcattaaccctaacaatcttccacttgtcctaaactTAGTGGGGTGcacatcataaaagtcaaaactaatataaaagtacacaaaataagaaactagggcatacaatacACGCcaagtacaaaatctcccactttctctaGACTAAATGTGCcatatcccgtagacccatactctacaggtgaccctcaaacacctagTCGTGAGgaccttcgtaaatggatcaacaacgttgtgccaCGAAGCTATCTACATGACGATCATatcccctcgatgcataatATCCTGTATCAGTTGATACTTCCTCTCGTTGTGCTTTTcgcacttgtgactcctaggctccctggaattagccacaacaccactattatcacaataaaaggtgTTAGGCTTTGACATATctagaactacttccagatcagtcaagaacttcctgagccaaatggTCTTTTTGGTAGCTTCataagctgctacatactctgCCTCTATTATGGAGTCAACATTGCACCTTTGCTTGGTGCTTTTCCAGACTACAATCCCTTCTTTAAGAGTAAGCACTgatcttgaagtggatttcctagagaatccctatcagtttgaaaataaGAGTTTAtctatcctgtaaggatcaaatccctagacctATACAtgaacatgtagtccctcattcttcgaagatacttgaggataggTTTAATGGCAGTCTAGTTATCTAATCCTGGATTCAGctaatatctactgactatccctattgcatagtagatgtcaggtctagtacataacatcgcatacatcaatcTACCAACAACTGATGCATAGAAGATtcgtctcatctcttcaacttcttgaggtgtcctagaacactattccttagacaaagaaacttcatgtctgaaaggtagCAAACCTCTTTTGGAGTTGTGCattgaatacttgacaagcatcttgtcgaTGCATGATGCTTAAGACAAGGCCAACATTTTATTCTTTCGATCACGAAAGATTTGAATACGCAGAACAAActacgcctctcccaaatctttcatttggaattgggtaaCCAGCCAATGTTTAATttcagtcagtaaacctacatcattttccatgaataggatatcatctacgtacACTCTAGAAAAGCTGCTGAATTATTGATCatcttcttgtaaatacaaggctcatctgaaggaaatcgaaatcgagatttccatgagcagcggaaaaaagatcattccaaattacaattatgaatgaacattacaaattacagccATACAGAAACATGCGGTTATACAATCAATatcgaaattacagcatgaaactaCTAAAATCAACAAGGATAAACGCTACGAACGTTTGTCTACTCATCTCCACGCTTCTTGCTCATGAACGCTCGAAtatagcaacctcgaacgctcgaacaacacaaCCGCAACATTGCACGGACACTTTGCACTCGACCTCTACGattgcctcggtcacgaacacttCAGCAAGATGAACgacctccatagaacctcgacggtgtcgagttaagtatgacaccaccaagaaggttaccttggtattcttggtgtgagaatccaaaggatgggctctgttcggacttggtttgaggcagacgAAGAAAGAATGAACAATCATGTAcatgattgggcaagtgggagaagacagaagcctatcgcataggttgatgcccaatcgtttagctaaaactaggcgatcgtctagcaaaagctaagcgattgtttagctcagtgtctacgcctacaaaacactacacaatcgtttactaaaacacactatcgcttagtaaatcggtatttacttgacaagcgcccgtgagattctttttgcgtgagaaatctcaaaataattttgtcttttgtaaaaacttactaaaattaggaaaacaatttttcttttaactcacggttaccatgaaccaccaataaccactcacttaattggttattagagaaaaagaattaattatccaataattaatattattataaatgtagatgataaccaacttatcatattatatttacaatctggttttattatttaattccataaaacatataaaccatagttctttttctattctatggtacttaatgtaaatctcatttacattaatcttccactaCATGTATCTTATATaccataccgattatatcatatataatcaaaatacctcttgtcaatttgaacatttcaaatcaacaccaagaactaatcctcaactgaatccattgagctaccaagaggaccttatagacttgtagctcgaagttccaacgatatatgaataactgactaaactctttagtcatgggatccaccatccgttaactgtcaggcactctattaaagaccgacaactgaactctccttaccacagatatattatgtgtccatcttaaccaattagtagtgcgacaacccttcacagatcgctcgtaagtacagttgggccaataaccattatgcccctatagttacatctgtctccttaagtaccactgatccttctaatgaacataagtcatagttctactatgactgagtcttctcttccaaagagaagttgtggccactatgttcaagccccagaatcagcccttaaaggagcaatctctctacttatccctgcttcgggaaagaagtgaattgcattttgtggattgagttctcagctcccagatcagacaagtccccaaaaagataggcatgttgagttggcaatctggccattctcacctatactaatcaaaggaccgctctcaaaagcagaagttcccaaaacactcaggattgaggtcgtgtcacctatggtcgtttaggtgagatgcaaatctctagtatcaacggcgttatatacagagtctagtcatctcgtggtccaagtattatacaaactctttgtatagaacacctccgctcgcacgtctccatatgaatggttaggatctaccatctatagtagtttacaattcttgcaaacctctacaaagtgggtcgtatccgtagtgtcaccaggatcaggtattccaccttaatccttatactacaggcctatttaggttatcacttaaggcatgatccacttgtatatcacatatacatgcttaagtttacataagataaccaaggagctttttttattggatatgagtaaatgccagaattaaataacacttattttattcattaaacaatgagtatctttaaaaaaaaaaacgagacTCTGGatgaattaggacaccaatcccaacatcatcaacattttgatcaaagtcataagatttgatcatagtatcaaatcttatattccaagattgagaagctTTTTTCAATcaataaatggactgattaagcttgcaaacattttgctcttgaccttcgGGTTATGAACCTTTCATTTTGCTGCATATAGattgtctcctcaagattgtcacccaaaaaggcagtctttacatccatttgctaaatctcatagtcataatatgaaaatggataggagtatccaaatagacttcaacatggtaacaggtgagaaagtctccccatagtcgactccctcaacttgtgtataaccctttgccacaagcttagacttgaaggtttgcaccttcccatcaacaccttgtttcctcttgtatatccatttgtaacctataggttttatccggctaggttgatctataagatcctaAACCGAATTGAAGAACTTAGACTcgatttcgagatccatagctttgatccattcatatTTGTTAACattctccattgccttcttgtaagacaatggaccCTTAATGTCGTCATCAGATATGACAGCTAGGCTTTTTGTTAAACCTATATAATGTATAAGCAGGTTTGCAACCCTCTCATTACGTTGAGGCTCCCTCAATAGTTGAGGTGGATGTGCACTACTAAATGAactaacataaaaaaaattttgtcGATGTActtggctcttcaacaactcttgttgaagcttCAGTAGTTTCGATGAAAGTTCAGTTAATACTATCCTACTGCATGGTTTATGCTCCTAATATGGTTCTCTTCTAAAAAAGTAACATTtctcgatacaaacactttattatctttaggatcatagaagtaactaCCTCACTTTCCTTTGGGGTGACCTACAAACatgcacaattttgaacgaggttccaacgtcttaggattagcctcaagcacctAAAAGAACGCAAACTACATTTCATAACTTCAAAGGTGTTccagtaacacttttggatggaacacaattcaaaatataggcTACAGCTTGTACtgtataaccccaaaatgagttagATAAGGAAGCGTGACTCATCATaaatcgaaccatgtccaacagagtttaatttctcctttctgatacttCATTCTattaaggtgtaccaggtgctgagagttgggatacaattccatgttctatcaaacaaccttggaattttaaatccatatactctccacctcaatcagattgaaatgtttttatcgttttacttaatgcattttcaacatcaaccttgtactccttgaacttttcaagagctttagatttatgttgcattaaataaacgtacccataccttgaataatcatcaatgaagatgatgaaatattcaataatcatcaatgaaggtgatgaagtattcaaaccctcctcttgccttaacatttaTAGGACCACGGAGGTccgaatgtataagttctaagggctctttggctctgtGATCTTTTCCAATAAATGacctcttagtcatttttccttcaaggcatggcTCACATACTGGTAGAGAATTTTCttcttgttgggttgtatgtcttgaaacttgtggtttataaatattaaacatattctatttacaatgaaaatgttattgaggtttattgaatatgtgaattgaaCCTttaaacctaaatccaataaactaaggcccctggctataacatgaatacttggactttatatggaaggcataaaagtggatcaagttcgagtaataactaaaatggtctataagtataagaataaggttgggtaccttagtTTGGGAACACTATAGATGCGGCcaactttgtaattgttataatagttgtaaagtgttataaacgaTGTAATCCTAAATCGTTCGGGTAGAGACATTTGAGTGTGAGCATTGATAAtgagcagaaatgcacattattatagtgctaagttattaaacaatgcaggtttgcgttgataaaatatataagattgcgtccaaaaagcattaagtttgtaacattgcggtcgcatgcgttcatctcataaaaacagttaacttttgtatttttgtgtagaatatgcgttgacacaaaGCGAAAAGTGAgatcacaagaaagcaacggtCGAACGCAACGTTAGcacaaggctttgtggtgatttgtgctcgcaaacatctgctcaagatgGATTACCAcatagagccgacgcaacttggtgggtgcatctaggtgaaaagcataattaatcatgatgggacataaagctaatgacggtcgagtccgaattaagttgacaagccgctaacgatagcaagtacactcagcttttcggtgacagaTATTCAACGCATCAGACAAgtaattaaagccatcccatcagtgcaatcataagagagaagacgccttttaccccgaagctctataaatatcgaaggcaaaCTTCAGAAGTGAGTTCGgacagttagagaatttttccttagatagaatagccttgttcatagtttttctttttatttagagggcggagcgagagaagggaagagacgtcggaagatcgctcagggcaactcgagagagaacctggaggcgtggaaaagcagagagcgagccgactctcgcgagagcgagactatcttttgaacacagTAGAAAAGACAAtgaaaagccttgggaagcaagagattgctaccaggctctttattctcatcttgcattgttattttgtattttaactctatatctatacaatggaacttctttatctacatctattcactctcttaaaagcactcatgagtagctaaatttattgaatgggttgagaaaaactaggctaacatgacctaggaccttcattgcatgcgattatcttgttttatgctgtgcctaACACTCCTTTAGAGCTCCTCGAGAGagattctaaagaaagaacctaagacttgagagagctaggttagaatctagactggagagagcaagattagatctgcataagcaagagatagggacttagagataagctctgtttgccaacctacatcacatgcaccctagagataggttatgatattatgtggtcgccttatttgtgtatgtgtcattttgtcatcgcataaataagaatagaggcttatgtgtagttcctatagactcattgcatatatcgcatgcgttctagcatagaagccgtagcattagCGTCGAGAGATGATtttctattgtatgtgtgttgcatcatcgcataacatgaatgcatcctaggaagtgttagccgaaccccttctcaacccgttcaccacatactcatcgcatcttccgtataATCAACTCTTTTTGTAACTCCACCGTATTCGTTTATTTTATTACTGTATACAataacccaaaacaactatttgatttcttggttaccgcaaagtcttcttgaaaattaccaccgcatactattttccctagtccctgagttcgaccctggacttatcaggaaactcagtggggtttatacttggattccgctgagaaaacttgttgctcaatgcatttccatcaccgcattccattccataatttcatcacataaaataacgcatcaagttgttggcgccgttgtcggggacttcggcaattcagtgtgctaacagtaatttttctgatttctttatAGCTCTCAATATCTGGCAAATATgacctggagattgagaggacgttctGACAAAGACTAAGAAAcagccgccaacaacaaccagaTAAAGACGATATGGCGGAGTAGCctagaaatggagcaccaaacgaaaacaacgtcatggcgaatccaatcctactggcaaacgatcgtaatagaaccattcgggactatgcatcgccaaacctctacgatttctctccaagaatcatgaggcctgcccttgatggatcacgatttgaaatgaagccagtgatgctgcagatgatctagACTGCAGGACAGTTCAGAGGAAGGtatggcgaggacccgcacgctcACCTCtgaagcttcatagaaatctgcaacacttttatgttcccaaacatctctaccgaagaagttcgactaactttgtttccattttctctatgtGATCAGGCATGAAAATGGGTGTATTCCCTCGAGCCGGAAGAGGtcacttcttgggaacaagtcgtagagaagtttataaagaaatatttcccacccaCATAGAACGTCAGAAGACGgaaattaataaccaattttgaacaagacatggacgaatcgctcaacgatgcctgggcgaggtttaagaggttgtaagagactgtccacacaacggattaccagactgcctccaaatggagatcttttatcacGCTTTAATTCCCGCTTCGTAGATcgttgccaatgcggcagccactAGTAGTCTTCTAgacaaaacgtatgatgagACTAAGAACATCCTGGATCacatctctaaaaatcacgaggactgaAAAGAGGGTGATTAgagattgagaataaaggataatgATGCAAACAATGGTGCTATCACATCACTTCAAAGtcagatgaccacaatgatgaACCTAATTCAGGGAATTGCTATCAACAGCCCAACACCACATAGTGGGCAAGTAAACGCAATTAATAAGACTGCCACAACGTGTGTGACTTGCGGTGAAggacatgcaatggaagaatgctCACAGAACCCAcagtctatttattttgtgaaaaataatccattctctaatacctacaaccccggtGTAGAAACCACTCCAACTTtgcatggaagaatcaacaGCAAAAATTTCAATCTGTGGCGTAAAAAGAACGGCCACCTGGATTCTTCCCATGAAATAACGGTCAGACGAGCAATCAAGCCAGTAGTTCGCAACTGCCGCAATGTTCCTCCTTGGAATGTCTGTTGAAGCAGTATATCGAGAAGAACAAAACTGTGCTTCGAAATCAGGCGACGTCCATCTGCAACTtggaattacagatgggccagattgcgagcgagctaaagaacagaccgCAAGAGGCCCTATCGAGTTCAatagaactcccacgcaacctaGGGGGaacaggtaaagagcaatgtcaagNNNNNNNNNNNNNNNNNNNNNNNNNNNNNNNNNNNNNNNNNNNNNNNNNNNNNNNNNNNNNNNNNNNNNNNNNNNNNNNNNNNNNNNNNNNNNNNNNNNNNNNNNNNNNNNNNNNNNNNNNNNNNNNNNNNNNNNNNNNNNNNNNNNNNNNNNNNNNNNNNNNNNNNNNNNNNNNNNNNNNNNNNNNNNNNNNNNNNNNNNNNNNNNNNNNNNNNNNNNNNNNNNNNNNNNNNNNCAACGTTTCatgactatgttaaaacaattgcatattaatattctgttcagtgaagcgattgaggagatgcctgcaTATGCGAAGTGtctaaaggatatggtaaccaagaagagaggcactggtaagtttACCACGGTGGCTTTGACGCAGAGCTTGAACAaataatcccaccgaagatgagcgatcctgggagctttactataccttgctccattggaggcttgtacatcgggcaagcattgtgtgaccttggagccagcatcaacttgatgcctctgtgatctttaagcagctgaatgtggggtaACTTGCGCCCACGACCGTGACTTTCCAACTAGCaaatagatctctggtgcatctagaggggaaggtgaaggacatgCTGGTTaccatcgacaaatttatattactaGCCGACTCCATCATCTCAGATTACgaagccgacaaagatgtgtctatcatcctggggcgaccatttttatcaagaggtcgtgcccagattgatgtgcacaatggagagatcaccttgagtgtaaatggatagaagctcaagttcaacatcatctgtgccatgaagtttcctgacgaagaagacctgAATGAATCTAACGACGACcagaatttgaatgaagaagaaaagcttgacgatgaaaatgaagaagaggatgcaagcgcatccattgttgcatgtaatgcgatcatagaaaaaaaaacaaggaagtTGAAATGATCGCAACctaagaagaagagccaacagaaaatgaagaaagaaaaacaacacaaccGTCCTTAaaaaaaaccaccaataatagagctgaagaccctGCTGAATcacctaaagtatgcatttttggggcagaatgaaaagctaccagtaattatttcctcggaacttaatgaagaccaggaaaatgcattgatgtgcattctgagaaaatatgtgcgagcaattggatGGGCACTCgtagacattcgaggaattaacCCCGTATACTGTATGCATCAaattcgtctcgaagaaaaccacaaGGGATCGATCGAACTTCAGCACAAACTCAACCCTACAATGAAAGAGGTTGTTAAGAaagagataatcaagtggttagatgtgGGCATTATTTATTCGATAGCAGACAGCACATGGGTCGCCTCATGCAATGCATGTTGAAAAAAGgtggaatgacggtagtccccaatgcaaataatgagctgataccgcaaagaaccatcaccgGATGGcacatttgcatggactaccggaATCTGAATGCAGcaacgaagaaagatcatttccctttattGTTCATTAACTAAATGTTTGATCGTCTAGCCgaaaatgacttctactgctttttggatgggtatgccaGGTATAACTAGATTATGATTGCTTCAGAAGATcaggacaagaccacattcacctgcccatatggaactttcgcttttcgccgcatgtcgtTCAGCCTCTCGAGcatgttccaaaggtgcatgatgaccatcttttcagaatatctGAGGACTTTGTGAATATTTATGTACGACTCTTTGTCTTATGGGCACATATACGAAGTCCTGTCTTGCCAACCTAGGAGAAGATATTGTAAAGATGCAAGGAGACGAATCTCGTACTTAACTGGGAAGAAATGTCATTTAAATGGTGAACAGAGGGCAGTTGTGTTGGGCCATAAGGTATTCCAAgggggttggaggtggacaaggaaaaaattgaagcaattgaaaaactcccacctccaacaagtgtaaaggctgtaagaagtttcttggggcatgtcggattttacagacgttttgtcaaagacttttcgaaaatagcacgaccgTTGAATGCGTTGatagaggctgacagaaaatttgactttgacgaAAATTGCCTCGAGCAttcagaattttgaagaatgcattgACGACCATGTCCATGTTGATCGCACTAGATTGGACACTTCCCTTTGAAGTAATATGCTATGCAaacgggtatgcgatgggagccgcTCTGGcacagaaaagaaaaacaatattacaTCTCATAGCATATGCAAGTAAGACTTTGAATCCTGCTCAGACTAACTACACCACCATAGAAAGAGAGCTACTTGcagtaatttttgcgttggacaAATTTAAAGCATATTtgctgggaacaaaagtactcatccacactaaccactcggcgataaaatatcttatgacaaaaaaaatgcgaagccgaggttgattagatgggttatcctcctccaggaatttgacatagaaataattgatcgcaaggtgacggagaaccaagttgtggatcacttatccagattggaaaatcctgaggttgactgCAATGAGACAgaggtgagtgcggtgttccTAGACGAGCAGCTGTTTCATATTGAGGAATTTCCATGGTACACCGACATAGTCCACTATTTAGTTTAcgagcaatttcctgaagagTACTCCGATCACCAAAGGAGGAGGCTCAAACACgaatgcagatcatatttttgggatgagccaaatctgtataagaaAGGGGCAGACCAGATTCTACGATTATGTGTACCAAGTGCTGTTCAACAATGCATATATCGCAATTTCATGATTCACTTTATGGtaggcactttggaggacaacgcaCCGTAgctaaagtattacaaagtggattctatTGGCCAACACTGTTTAGGGATGCAACTGACTACGTGACAAGTGTgaccggtgccaacgcacaggtaatatttcatggaaaaaTGCAATGTCGATGAACACCATTTTGGAACTAGAGTTGTTTGATGTCTGAGGCAtcgatttcatgggaccattcccaccattgaatggtaaaaattatattttgttagccgtcgactacgtgtcca
This region includes:
- the LOC120084596 gene encoding uncharacterized protein LOC120084596 → MFLLGMSVEAVYREEQNCASKSGDVHLQLGITDGPDCERAKEQTARGPIEFNRTPTQPRGNSEAIEEMPAYAKCLKDMVTKKRGTAENDFYCFLDGYARLENPEVDCNETEVSAVFLDEQLFHIEEFPWYTDIVHYLVYEQFPEEYSDHQRRRLKHECRSYFWDEPNLHFGGQRTVAKVLQSGFYWPTLFRDATDYVTSVTGANAQTNDQAEVSNLDQADTREGGKAFAKGLDNKA